In Acomys russatus chromosome 9, mAcoRus1.1, whole genome shotgun sequence, the following are encoded in one genomic region:
- the LOC127193613 gene encoding 40S ribosomal protein S25-like, with amino-acid sequence MAAVVVVMVMEVMVMEVMMMVDMEIAVMVMEVMVMVVIVIEVMVMVVMVMAVMGSDESSSTVTTELSLQRRVLRSNLAEMLSHRQPVRLQWSSPRCPRTKKKKDAGKLAKKDKDPVNKSGGKAKKKWSKGQVQDKLNNLVLFDKATYDKLCKEVPNYKLITPAVVSEKPKIRGSLARAALQELLSKGLTKLVSKHRAQVIYTRNTKGGDAPVAGEDA; translated from the exons atggcagcagtggtggtggttatggtgaTGGAGGTCATGGTGATGGAGGTTATGATGATGGTGGACATGGAGATAGCAGTCATGGTGATGgaggtcatggtgatggtggtcATAGTGATAGAGGTCATGGTGATGGTAGTCATGGTGATGGCagtcatg GGGTCAGATGAAAGCTCTTCTACAGTGACCACGGAGCTGAGCCTCCAAAGGAGAGTCCTCCGCAGCAACCTTGCAGAGATGTTAAGCCACAGGCAACCAG TGAGGCTGCAGTGGTCGTCGCCACGCTGCCCAAggacgaagaagaagaaagatgctggAAAATTGgccaaaaaagacaaagacccagTAAATAAGTCTGGTGGCAAGGCCAAAAAGAAGTGGTCCAAAGGCCAAGTTCAGGACAAGCTCAACAATTTAGTCCTGTTTGACAAAGCCACATATGACAAACTCTGTAAGGAAGTTCCCAACTATAAGCTTATTACTCCAGCTGTGGTCTCTGAGAAACCGAAGATTCGTGGTTCCTTGGCCAGGGCAGCCCTTCAGGAGCTACTTAGTAAAGGACTTACCAAGCTGGTTTCAAAGCACAGAGCCCAAGTAATTtacacaagaaacacaaagggTGGAGATGCCCCAGTTGCTGGTGAAGATGCATGA